One Kazachstania africana CBS 2517 chromosome 5, complete genome DNA window includes the following coding sequences:
- the KAFR0E02860 gene encoding gluconokinase (similar to Saccharomyces cerevisiae YDR248C; ancestral locus Anc_8.478), with the protein MTSGKPLVIVLAGTAATGKSTIAARIIRDFKDTLPNLKFIEGDDLHPPANIAKMSAGIPLQDEDRWEWLKDVAHKGSECAKANGDVSIVACSSLKKKYRDLIRQTEPETTFYFIFLYASKEEILNRLNQRKGHFMKANMMESQFKDLELPRYLKEPNCKVILLDDKDFPQIEDIVVETCNDLFT; encoded by the coding sequence atgACATCTGGGAAACCATTAGTTATAGTACTAGCTGGTACTGCAGCCACAGGCAAATCTACCATTGCTGCAAGAATCATTAGAGATTTTAAAGATACtcttccaaatttgaaGTTTATCGAAGGTGACGATTTACATCCACCAGCAAACATTGCTAAGATGTCTGCAGGAATCCCGCTGCAGGACGAAGACCGTTGGGAGTGGTTAAAAGATGTTGCTCATAAAGGTTCTGAGTGTGCAAAGGCAAATGGTGACGTATCTATCGTAGCATGTTcaagtttgaaaaagaaatacaGAGATTTAATTAGACAGACTGAACCAGAGACaactttttatttcattttcctttatgcaagtaaagaagaaattttaaatagaTTAAATCAAAGGAAAGGTCATTTTATGAAGGCAAATATGATGGAATCacaatttaaagatttggAATTACCAAGATATTTAAAGGAACCAAATTGTAAAGTCATCCTTCTAGATGATAAGGATTTCCCacaaattgaagatatcgTTGTTGAAACTTGCAACGACCTTTTCACCTAA
- the MNN10 gene encoding alpha-1,6-mannosyltransferase (similar to Saccharomyces cerevisiae MNN10 (YDR245W); ancestral locus Anc_8.471), which translates to MATSVPYRFEDDLLDEKKKKRNFVSKNAQAKKFWHPINSKLIKSKRFILTVFVVVFLFFWISDSSSVPSNMSSSMDIPAQLVRNHKSTWLPFSKEPKIVIILAANEGGGVLRWKNEQEWAIERISIENKRAYARRHGYALTIKDTTTAKRYSHEFREGWQKVDILKQTMREFPNAEWFWWLDLDTLIMEPKKSLEEHIFDRLDEIVDRTVSDFNPLNLVEDLPYIDYTQELDLLITQDCGGFNLGSFFMRNSEWSKLLLDIWWDPAAYEQKHMIWEHREQDALESLYANEAWIRSKVGFLPLRAINAFPPGACSEYREDPRYFYNEKEHDFVVNMAGCNFGRDCWGEMQYYANLMKVSNNKWYTNFFS; encoded by the coding sequence ATGGCGACAAGTGTACCGTAtagatttgaagatgatttgcTCGatgagaaaaagaagaaaaggaacTTCGTTTCAAAGAATGCTCAGGCTAAAAAATTCTGGCATCCTATAAATTCcaaattgatcaaatcCAAAAGATTCATTCTTACCGTATTTGTTGTggtatttcttttcttttggaTTAGTGATTCATCATCTGTGCCATCAAATATGAGCTCATCAATGGATATCCCAGCACAGCTCGTAAGGAATCATAAATCAACTTGGTTACCATTTTCTAAAGAGCCTAAAATTGTGATCATATTGGCTGCAAACGAAGGTGGTGGTGTATTGAGATGGAAAAATGAACAAGAATGGGCCATTGAGCGTATTTCAATCGAGAATAAGAGAGCATATGCTAGAAGACATGGATATGCTTTGACTATTAAAGATACCACTACTGCCAAGAGATATTCTCATGAATTCAGAGAAGGTTGGCAAAaagttgatattttgaaacaaactATGAGAGAATTTCCAAATGCAGAATGGTTTTGGTGGCTTGATTTGGATACATTAATCATGGAACCAAAAAAGAGTCTGGAAGAACATATTTTCGATAGATTAGATGAAATTGTAGATCGCACGGTCAGCGATTTCAATCCGTTAAATTTAGTCGAGGACTTACCATATATTGACTACACACAAGAATTGGATCTTTTGATAACTCAAGATTGTGGTGGGTTCAATTTGGGCTCATTTTTTATGAGAAATAGTGAATGGTCAAAACTCTTATTGGACATATGGTGGGATCCTGCCGCATATGAACAAAAACATATGATTTGGGAACATAGAGAACAAGATGCATTAGAATCGTTATATGCCAATGAAGCATGGATTCGCTCGAAAGTCGGATTTTTACCTTTAAGAGCCATCAATGCGTTCCCACCTGGGGCCTGTTCGGAATATAGAGAAGATCCAAGATATTTTTACAACGAAAAAGAGCATGATTTTGTTGTCAATATGGCAGGATGTAATTTTGGTAGAGACTGTTGGGGAGAAATGCAGTACTATgcaaatttaatgaaggtttcaaataataaatggTACACGAATTTCTTCAGTTGA
- the TRS23 gene encoding TRAPP subunit TRS23 (similar to Saccharomyces cerevisiae TRS23 (YDR246W); ancestral locus Anc_8.476) encodes MAIETLLIVNKSGGLIYHRNFGEACEKRKKLTSNDYLIIASTLHSILAISGQITPRALKLNQDDIDYTIPYVPGVGMPSSDSSNNSKMSKLGSFKGDDYFKESFTSWNKSGLRQLSTDQFTMFVYQTLTGLKFIAISSSVLPKNNEMETSKNLNLANQIGDNFLRKIYCIYSDYVMKDPLYSLEMPIKSENFDKKVQEMVYNVQ; translated from the coding sequence ATGGCTATAGAGACGTTATTGATTGTAAACAAATCTGGAGGTTTAATTTATCACCGAAATTTTGGAGAAGCTTGTgaaaagaggaagaaattgactAGTAACGATTACTTAATTATAGCGAGCACGTTACATAGTATATTAGCCATATCTGGTCAGATAACGCCGAGggcattgaaattgaatcaagATGATATAGATTACACCATTCCATATGTCCCTGGAGTTGGGATGCCCTCAAGTGATTCCAGCAATAACAGTAAAATGTCCAAACTTGGCAGTTTTAAAGGAGACGATTATTTTAAAGAATCATTTACCAGTTGGAACAAGAGTGGACTGAGACAATTAAGTACGGATCAATTTACGATGTTTGTATATCAGACGCTGACTGGGTTGAAATTTATAGCAATAAGTTCTAGTGTTCTGCCCAAGAATAACGAGATGGAAACGtctaaaaatttgaatcttgCGAATCAGATAGGtgacaattttttgagaaaGATATATTGCATTTACAGTGATTACGTTATGAAGGATCCACTATATTCATTAGAGATGCCAATAaaatcagaaaattttgacaaGAAAGTACAAGAGATGGTTTATAATGTTCAATAG
- the VHS1 gene encoding putative serine/threonine protein kinase VHS1 (similar to Saccharomyces cerevisiae VHS1 (YDR247W) and SKS1 (YPL026C); ancestral locus Anc_8.477), with protein sequence MFTNYQVNNFKILEEVGSGAYGLVFHVIDTITFSDFAMKVIIKSRIDCTEDRRDLLTIELLKCFNKYGDDYLDNKIFLPAIDLHSIKSLTPEQLEHIPHYKEISLQLKVHAHKNVVTIHQVLESELATFIIMDYYPVDLFTAIVDQERFIMDGLLVKQVFLQLCSAIAYCHKLNVYHCDIKPENLLLDNDDNLVICDFGLATTSKYLVPNVSVGSSYYMAPERILSINNTNKFLTMNSDIWSLGIILINLVCIRNPWLKAHQTGDSTFSYFMRDQSILMKILPISDELFEVINSILQINPKNRVSIIEIMKKVSMVKNFTREGPLTDVPLMDENVFFNCFAAPVDEVSPCFAQQRLDDSDATTLFASSSSSNIHLSEFITTKQKTITNAYTASSSTSLDTTPFVSDVENCNKQYFPIQEKLSFL encoded by the coding sequence ATGTTCACTAACTACCAGGTAAACAACTTCAAGATTCTTGAAGAAGTTGGGTCAGGAGCATACGGTTTGGTATTCCATGTTATTGATACCATAACTTTTAGTGACTTCGCCATGAAAGTCATTATAAAATCCAGAATAGATTGCACAGAAGATAGGAGGGATCTACTAACGATAgaacttttgaaatgtTTCAACAAGTATGGTGACGATTACTTAgacaataaaatttttttacctGCCATAGATCTACATTCCATCAAAAGTTTAACTCCAGAACAACTAGAACATATTCCCCACTATAAAGAAATCTCTTTACAATTAAAAGTGCACGCTCATAAAAACGTCGTAACCATCCATCAAGTACTAGAAAGTGAATTAGCAACTTTTATAATAATGGATTATTATCCAGTAGATTTATTCACTGCTATTGTCGATCAAGAAAGATTTATTATGGATGGTCTACTAGTTAAGCAGGTTTTCCTTCAACTTTGTTCTGCTATTGCATATTGCCATAAATTAAATGTTTACCATTGTGACATTAAaccagaaaatttattgttgGATAATGACGACAATTTAGTCATTTGTGATTTTGGGCTCGCCACAACTTCGAAGTATTTGGTTCCAAACGTTTCTGTTGGTAGTTCGTATTATATGGCACCTGAAAGAATACTATCCATTAATAATACAAACAAATTTCTCACTATGAATAGTGACATTTGGTCGCTGGGAATTATACTTATAAATCTTGTTTGCATTAGGAATCCTTGGCTGAAGGCTCATCAGACCGGAGATAGTACTTTCAGTTACTTTATGAGGGATCAAAGTATCCTTATGAAAATCTTACCGATATCAGACGAACTATTCGAAGTAATCAATTCAATCTTACAAATAAACCCTAAAAATAGAGTCTCcatcattgaaataatgaaaaaagtctcaatggtgaaaaatttcactaGAGAAGGCCCATTAACTGATGTACCTCTGATGGATGAAAatgtatttttcaactgTTTTGCTGCTCCAGTGGATGAAGTTTCGCCATGCTTCGCACAACAAAGGCTGGATGATTCAGATGCTACCACATTATTTGCTTCGTCAAGTTCTAGTAACATCCATCTGAGTGAGTTCATAACAACTAAGCAGAAAACTATTACAAATGCATATACGGCTTCATCCTCCACTTCATTAGATACTACTCCATTTGTCTCTGATGTAGAAAATTGCAATAAACAATATTTCCCTATTCAAGAGAAATTGTCATTTCTTTAA
- the PAM1 gene encoding Pam1p (similar to Saccharomyces cerevisiae PAM1 (YDR251W) and SVL3 (YPL032C); ancestral locus Anc_8.484): protein MSASKALKVLIVGKNPNVVFYAFRFQLARNIELFHVSDSKSNVFKIDTVTYGQKEFQLDNHFTSIENLREAMSSLSNGKSFIIDIIVLSASSLQELSSLPSKIKPLVDENTKIFIESTGFIQLEPFIKNSRELSSLNLNVFSMITHYDIRQIAPNNYKQFNNNSNSNVIYLGCKNTKKRTGSFLNSNKYSNEIANSLDLFAKMFSKLFPNDSINLCNHSYQDFLNEQWAIAIPKISLDPLLIIFEETSPSNLSKQILAKPLISGIITELITIAKNMNVKLSVDNEDKIISNWESNYKNDEIPSLLYHFIQRTSTPDIDLSLLQSILLADNYDIKTPYLEFLYTTFCQFDRLNSDNSKWFTRYENTEGLRRKLNAMTTTKNNFEESYNTLQLNLNEKEVTLSNLRDNDQLLRSKIASLEGELISARESLTLQERESANKISSLENQLQRLKLANNDSKKLSESFNDEQNDSVIIHSNNFNNMQREILANSTSLNVDRSSEALEPTKRELAIRERESELQKRFAQHQQKTHNSIPQSQTPQISFSNQYQHPSLQPSQVSFNQPPSTPVMQTNIPIKPKSSTLNRSHTMQGLAPINTKFQAPRLQQTSNISLNKVSNRSTPQPQSINNFHEHNSSSVSNLNVPFDGMDSRYNKIPHSSHFIKPTNRKNKRNDSLRLGHASSIGFADFTNQRVTPSTGLSYQIPRSASTNNFRSGRTSAYEMPNPVKTKPFKMNTINNSMNDFSSLQQRQISTSTMIENNVTKKPLSEPKPVIQFGSASNNSNSNNSSSNSTNTRESNSLSPLKMDPPTEPTSTSNSLEESIVEVETPKKKKKFGLFGRKKGKK from the coding sequence ATGTCAGCCTCAAAAGCTCTAAAAGTACTCATAGTGGGTAAAAACCCAAATGTTGTCTTCTACGCCTTCAGATTCCAACTAGCAAGGAACATAGAACTTTTTCATGTCAGTGACTCGAAATCAAACGTATTCAAGATAGATACCGTGACATATGGACAAAAGGAATTTCAACTAGATAACCATTTCActtccattgaaaatttacgTGAAGCAATGTCATCCCTATCAAATGGAAAGTCTTTCATCATAGATATTATAGTATTAAGTGCATCTTCTCTACAAGAACTTTCTTCTCTACCATCAAAGATTAAACCATtagttgatgaaaatacaaaaattttcattgaaagcaCAGGTTTTATTCAATTAGAAcctttcatcaaaaattccAGAGAATTGTCCTCCTTAAATTTAAACGTTTTCAGTATGATTACTCACTATGATATTCGTCAAATTGCTCCCAACAACTATAAACAATTTAATaacaattcaaattcaaatgtaATATATTTGGGTTGTAAaaatacaaagaaaagaacaGGTTCATTCTTAAACAGTAATAAATATTCGAATGAAATTGCAAACTCTTTAGACCTTTTCGCAAAAATGTTTTCTAAATTATTCCCAAACgattcaatcaatttatgTAACCATTCATATCAGGATTTCTTGAACGAACAATGGGCCATTGCAATCCCAAAAATCTCATTGGATCCTTTactcattatttttgaagaaacgTCTCCATCcaatctttcaaaacaaATCTTAGCTAAGCCTTTAATTTCAGGGATAATAACTGAATTAATTACCATTGCCAAAAATATGAACGTCAAATTATCGGTggataatgaagataaaatcATAAGCAATTGGGAGTCTAactataaaaatgatgaaattcCATCATTATTGTATCATTTCATCCAAAGAACTTCAACTCCAGATATCGATCTGTCACTGTTACAATCGATCTTATTGGCGGACAACTATGATATTAAGACACCATATCtagaatttctttataCCACATTTTGTCAATTCGATAGACTAAATAGTGACAATTCAAAATGGTTTACTAGATATGAAAATACTGAAGGTTTGAGACGAAAATTGAATGCAAtgacaacaacaaaaaataatttcgAAGAAAGTTACAATACTTTAcaattaaatttaaatgaaaaagaggTCACGTTATCCAATTTAAGAGACAACGACCAACTGCTAAGAAGTAAAATCGCATCTTTAGAAGGGGAACTAATTTCTGCCAGAGAGTCACTAACGTtacaagaaagagagagtgctaataaaatttcatctttagaaaatcaattacAAAGGTTGAAACTGGCAAAcaatgattcaaaaaaattgagtgAATCATTCAATGATGAACAAAATGACTCCGTCATTATTCACAGTAATAACTTCAATAATATGCAAAGGGAAATTTTGGCTAATAGTACAAGCCTCAACGTGGATAGGTCCTCTGAAGCTTTAGAACCAACCAAGAGAGAACTTGCCATACGAGAACGTGAATCCGAATTACAAAAGAGATTTGCTCAACATCAGCAAAAGACTCACAATTCCATTCCACAATCTCAGACTCCccaaatttcattttcaaaccAGTACCAACATCCTTCACTGCAACCTTCCCAAGTCTCGTTTAATCAGCCACCATCAACTCCTGTAATGCAAACTAACATTCCTATCAAACCTAAATCTAGCACATTGAATAGAAGTCACACCATGCAGGGTTTAGCACCGATCAATACCAAGTTCCAGGCGCCAAGATTACAACAAACTTCCAATATCTCTTTGAATAAAGTGAGTAATCGCAGTACCCCTCAACCACAATCAATAAACAACTTTCATGAACATAATTCTTCTAGTGTGAGTAACTTGAATGTTCCATTCGATGGTATGGATTCTAGGTACAATAAAATACCCCACTCTTCGCATTTTATCAAACCAACCAATAGgaaaaataagagaaaCGATTCTTTAAGATTGGGTCATGCTTCAAGTATTGGTTTTGCTGATTTCACCAATCAAAGGGTTACACCATCCACAGGATTATCATATCAAATTCCTCGCAGTGCCTCCACTAATAATTTTAGATCTGGGAGAACTTCTGCCTACGAAATGCCAAATCCTGTAAAAACAAAACCATTCAAAATGAATACAATCAATAATTCCATGAATGATTTCAGCAGCCTACAACAAAGGCAAATAAGCACCAGTACAATGATAGAGAATAACGTTACCAAGAAGCCATTAAGTGAGCCAAAACCTGTTATTCAATTTGGTAGTGCAAGCAACAATAGCAACTCAAATAATAGTAGCAGTAATAGTACCAACACACGAGAGTCAAACTCGCTGTCGCCATTAAAGATGGATCCACCAACTGAGCCAACTTCAACATCGAATTCGTTAGAAGAAAGTATTGTAGAAGTAGAAACTCctaaaaagaagaagaaattcGGATTATTTGGCAGAAAGAAGGGCAAAAAATAA
- the PEX5 gene encoding Pex5p (similar to Saccharomyces cerevisiae PEX5 (YDR244W); ancestral locus Anc_8.470) has protein sequence MNVTDCSVSNNPLARLNKHNERQSKNYNNVSGSRLNSEQIKSSQNDFKTATHVMSNTSRQMMNNFINPMVASSGAALNMGHSPMQTANSPMDAIRSHQVPSPPHEQAISFKPTATGSWSTEFQKDGLVSQKVPAAVAKSDSFRQNHFQQPLHPNLRYSRTMVQSSQLPLQQREIITPSASHNATADWDQQFKDLENEVSQTLKVSEQDTDAIIDTDYQTDFQHVWDSLQQDQDELINTRKYGTRIHENAIYNFATENEYKDNVNAYKIGCILMENGAKLSEAAMAFEAAVQQNPTHVDAWLKLGLVQTQNEKEINGISALETCLKLDPKNLEALKTLATGYINEGYDMSAFITLSKVIESKYPNLDSSIDQEINLLESELEDPPNLNEKITKKFLKLANQLPGVDSDIQLCLGLLYYANDDFDKTIECFKAALNENPTDELMWNRLGAALANSNRSEDSIKAYYKAIQLKPSFVRARYNLAVACMNIHCYKEAAEHLLTALSMHEVGTPNGKAIPEGLVIDSHNDNIMETLKRVFIALNRNDLADKVEPRMKLAEFRNEFTF, from the coding sequence ATTGTTCAGTCAGTAATAATCCACTGGCCAGACTAAATAAGCACAATGAGAGACAGTCTAAGAATTATAATAACGTGAGCGGTTCGAGGCTTAATAGTGAACAAATCAAGTCATCTCAGAATGATTTTAAGACTGCAACACACGTTATGAGTAACACTAGCAGGCAAATGATGaacaattttattaatcCTATGGTTGCATCATCAGGAGCGGCTCTTAACATGGGTCATTCCCCAATGCAAACGGCCAATAGCCCCATGGACGCTATAAGGTCTCATCAAGTGCCTTCCCCTCCTCATGAACAGGCTATTAGTTTTAAACCaactgccactggttcTTGGTCGACTGAGTTTCAAAAAGACGGTCTTGTCAGTCAGAAAGTCCCCGCCGCTGTTGCAAAGTCTGACTCATTTAGACAGAATCATTTTCAGCAACCTTTGCATCCTAATCTGAGGTACTCTAGAACTATGGTACAATCAAGTCAATTACCTTTGCAACAGAGGGAGATCATTACACCATCTGCCTCACATAATGCTACAGCTGACTGGGATCaacaattcaaagatttggaaaatgaagttTCACAGACATTAAAAGTTAGTGAACAAGATACAGATGCAATCATAGATACAGATTATCAAACAGATTTTCAACACGTTTGGGATTCTCTCCAACAGGATCAAGATGAGCTAATCAATACTAGAAAATATGGTACTAGAATTCATGAGAATGCCATATACAATTTTGCTACTGAAAACgaatataaagataatgTCAATGCTTACAAAATTGGTTGTATACTTATGGAGAATGGCGCGAAATTGAGTGAAGCCGCAATGGCGTTCGAAGCTGCAGTACAACAGAATCCCACTCATGTGGATGCATGGTTGAAATTGGGCCTTGTACAAACACAAAATGAGAAGGAAATAAATGGGATTAGTGCCCTGGAGACTTGCTTGAAATTGGATCCAAAAAATCTAGAAGCTTTGAAAACTTTAGCCACAGGGTACATCAACGAAGGTTATGATATGAGCGCATTTATTACTTTAAGTAAAGTCATCGAATCAAAATATCCTAATCTTGATTCTTCCAttgatcaagaaattaatttattgGAAAGTGAATTGGAAGATCCaccaaatttaaatgaaaagataacaaagaaatttttgaaactgGCAAATCAATTACCTGGCGTTGATTCAGACATCCAACTATGCCTTGGATTATTGTATTATGctaatgatgattttgacaAGACTATCGAATGCTTCAAAGCTGCATTGAATGAAAACCCAACGGATGAATTGATGTGGAATAGACTAGGTGCCGCTCTGGCAAATTCAAATAGATCGGAAGATTCTATCAAAGCATATTATAAAGCAATACAGTTGAAGCCATCTTTTGTAAGAGCTCGTTATAATCTTGCCGTGGCGTGTATGAATATTCATTGTTATAAGGAAGCTGCAGAACATCTTCTTACAGCATTAAGCATGCACGAAGTAGGGACCCCCAACGGAAAAGCTATCCCAGAAGGCCTCGTCATCGATTCTCACAACGATAATATAATGGAAACATTGAAAAGGGTCTTCATTGCATTAAACAGAAATGATTTGGCAGATAAGGTAGAACCACGAATGAAACTGGCAGAATTCCGCAATGAATTTACCTTCTAG
- the KAFR0E02870 gene encoding uncharacterized protein (similar to Saccharomyces cerevisiae YDR249C; ancestral locus Anc_8.483), giving the protein MGYAMVGYPTRPHKRRRRVPHQDLFRIYYENNHLTRTKKRNIASTANHDNILFPLTVHRKLTLQDLPTEIIQRIFVLSQEVDTMPILNRFFFHSLRVQPSLQLDMLWERHIFYPEEYNITEYVGQDGKFLLKPIFFNNLNNIAFFYNNFEFFNHKILKILSKDTFAALEDGSFDTSNEIDFNTFPSGDYPSIFYDNIGIFFKFEGIVELFKKYFTFENPSHLIAQIFNWLFYRQDRHTISQIFPILDSICSTSDLSPDPLFEILQILFVDNSNSDSYLCKLLELPTHESHELLAKKLKWVESFIFRYYSKSNESLSDPNIWHLLKKISNVNLIDLIINYGGTPQYSSMV; this is encoded by the coding sequence ATGGGGTATGCTATGGTAGGCTACCCTACACGACCTCACAAGAGGAGGAGAAGGGTCCCTCATCAGGATTTGTTTCGGATATACTACGAAAACAATCATCTAACCAGAACCAAGAAACGTAACATTGCCAGCACTGCCAATcatgataatattctttttccATTAACCGTCCATAGAAAATTAACATTACAGGATTTGCCGACAGAGATTATACAACGTATTTTTGTCTTATCACAAGAAGTTGATACCATGCCCATTTTAAAtagattcttcttccataGCCTCAGAGTACAGCCATCCCTCCAACTGGACATGCTTTGGGAAAGACACATTTTCTATCCAGAAGAATATAATATAACAGAATATGTGGGCCAGGACGGTAAATTTCTATTAAAACcgatttttttcaataatcttaataatattgcatttttttataacaattttgaattcttcaatcacaaaattttaaaaattttatcaaaagatACATTTGCTGCTCTCGAGGATGGTTCGTTTGACACTTCCAATGAAATAGATTTCAATACTTTTCCATCTGGTGATTATCCgtcaattttttatgaTAACATtggaattttctttaagTTCGAAGGTATCGttgaattattcaagaaatattttacaTTTGAAAATCCGTCACATTTAATTGCAcaaatcttcaattggCTCTTTTACAGACAAGATCGCCATACGATTTCTCAAATATTTCCCATCTTGGATTCGATTTGTTCCACTTCAGACCTCTCTCCAGAcccattatttgaaattcttcaaatattattcGTAGATAATAGCAACAGCGACTCTTATCTGTGTAAACTGTTGGAACTACCCACACATGAATCCCACGAATTGCTGGCAAAAAAACTGAAGTGGGTAGAATCGTTTATCTTCAGATACTACAGTAAATCAAACGAGTCTCTTTCAGATCCGAACATTTGGCATCTgctgaaaaaaatctctAACGTCAATCTGATAGATCTAATCATCAATTATGGGGGGACTCCACAGTACAGTTCTATGGTGTAA